A window of the Theileria parva strain Muguga chromosome 2, complete sequence, whole genome shotgun sequence genome harbors these coding sequences:
- a CDS encoding Cytochrome c oxidase subunit Vb family protein, which produces MLKLVKLNFQSWGRFFQKGPLLESRRGYVHFQRSKPHDFELPLDTMPKDIDTLMNSDPQKMDYFGSYWYWRIRGESTLMDTDTLPQKSYKQLARDLGMQIVSEPSEHMLGLLELYEYLKTSPFVGPFGTIQNPVLVPSVMTERVVGCTGGSGEHEHVPLWFRCREGFLYRCGECDQIFMLVRVLYSLPDGEDPFPPDPDVNDVFDNDIIAKGQFKWNTGDYLKWPLGNATYKQLFLQGKWGNVPMDNYEADTSDVVDMQPLHKHKKYTQL; this is translated from the exons atgttaaaattgGTTAAACTTAATTTCCAGAGTTGGGGTCGTTTTTTCCAAAAAGGTCCCTTGTTGGAGAGTAGAAGGGGATATGTTCATTTTCAGCGGTCTAAACCGCACGATTTTGAGCTGCCTCTGGACACCATGCCAAAGGACATTGATACTTTGATGAACTCTGACCCTCAGAAGATGGACTACTTTGGAAGTTACTGGTACTGGCGAATAAGAGGAGAATCTACTCTCATGGACACTGATACACTTCCTCAAAAGAGCTATAAACAGTTGGCAAGGGACCTCGGGATGCAGATCGTTTCAGAGCCTTCAGAACATATGTTAGGGTTGTTGGAGTTGTATGAGTATCTGAAAACGTCTCCATTTGTCGGTCCTTTTGGTACTATACAAAATCCAGTATTGGTACCTTCAGTTATGACTGAAAG GGTGGTTGGATGTACTGGAGGAAGCGGTGAACACGAACATGTTCCTTTGTGGTTTCGATGCCGCGAAGGGTTTTTATACCGTTGTGGAGAGTGTGATCAGATTTTTATGCTTGTTAGAGTCCTTTATTCGCTACCAGACGGTGAGGATCCCTTCCCACCGGACCCCGACGTCAACGACGTCTTTGACAACGATATTATTGCCAAGGGGCAGTTTAAATGGAACACTGGCGATTATCTTAAATGGCCTTTAGGAAATGCAACctataaacaattatttttacaag GTAAATGGGGAAATGTACCAATGGATAATTATGAAGCCGATACAAGTGATGTAGTTGACATGCAACCACTTCACaaacataaaaaatatacGCAACTCTAG
- the aatB gene encoding Aminotransferase class I and II family protein, translating to MGSFFEDLVYKPLDLNFGPAALARADPYPDKLDLSLGVYRSEQGQPVVFNVVAEVRGMIASDKAQMEEYLPLLGNPDFSEVSRDLLFKTPDTDEAEYKLLCERICSLHTASATNGIFLGLLLLKYHIKLANRTHTSNPCWVGYPTIVDNVGLQYCEHKYLNFSDSTLDIDGILSYYETLERGDILLIQVSGHNPCGVDPNREEWERIGEVVKRKGLIPFLDIAYQGYASGDIVEDAFPVRMFAALEVDFFVSHSFSKMMTIYSGRLGCLHVVLGRRDEKLRENVLSNLRHMARGIHGTPVRLYSEIAIKILRTPSLKERWLEELRGAYMRIRNARELLYKRLNELKVPGRWEHVINQKGMFCYLNIPERLVHKLREKHHIYLIFNSRICIAQLNNKRVEIFAKALKDVLENE from the exons ATGGGTTCATTTTTCGAAGATTTGGTGTATAAACCACtggatttaaattttggcCCAGCAGCTTTAGCCAGAGCGGATCCCTATCCTGATAAACTTGACCTTTCACTTGGCGTCTATCGTTCAGAGCAAGGTCAACCCGTTGTTTTCAA TGTCGTGGCTGAAGTTCGTGGTATGATAGCAAGCGATAAGGCTCAGATGGAGGAATACCTACCCTTATTGGGCAATCCAGATTTTTCCGAGGTTTCAAGGGACTTACTGTTTAAGACTCCAGACACTGACGAGGCCGAGTACAAGTTACTCTGCGAGAGGATATGTTCATTACACACTGCCTCTGCCACAAATGGTATTTTTCTCGGGCTTTTACTACTCAAATATCACATCAAACTTGCCAAC AGAACACATACCAGTAACCCTTGCTGGGTGGGGTATCCAACAATAGTTGATAACGTCGGATTACAATACTGTGAGCACAAATACCTCAACTTTTCTGACTCGACCTTGGACATTGATGGGATACTATCATATTACGAAACTTTGGAACGAGGTGACATTCTATTGATTCAGGTGTCTGGACATAATCCTTGCGGAGTGGACCCGAACAGGGAAGAGTGGGAGAGGATCGGAGAGGTGGTCAAGAGGAAAGGCCTGATTCCATTTCTGGATATTGCTTACCAGGGTTATGCTTCAGGTGATATTGTTGAGGATGCCTTCCCTGTCAGGATGTTTGCTGCCTTAGAGGTCGATTTCTTCGTATCGCATTCATTTTCCAAAATGATGACCATTTATTCTGGCAGACTAGGGTGTTTGCACGTG GTCTTGGGAAGGCGTGATGAAAAGTTGCgtgaaaatgtgttatcTAATCTGCGTCACATGGCAAGAGGAATTCATGGCACACCTGTTCGTTTATACTCTGAGATAGCAATTAAGATACTAAGGACCCCTTCGTTAAAGGAGAGGTGGTTAGAAGAACTCAGGGGCGCTTACATGCGCATCAGAAACGCCCGAGAGCTTCTATACAAGCGTCTAAACGAGCTCAAGGTTCCTGGTAGATGGGAACACGTGATTAACCAGAAGGGGATGTTTTGTTACCTTAACATACCCGAACGACTAGTCCACAAATTGAGGGAGAAGCACCacatttacttaattttcAATTCAAGGATTTGTATAGCACaattaaataacaaaaGGGTTGAAATATTTGCCAAAGCTTTGAAGGATGTTTTGGAAAATGAGTAA
- the cypB gene encoding Peptidyl-prolyl cis-trans isomerase B — MKSALVKLLLVISCAVCRKPKPVEPSHPVTHHVHLEVQTDEKAPETLIVGLYGNLVPKTVNNFIALCEGTKIEDKHYSYVDSAFHRVIPNFMVQGGDIVNRNGTGSISIYGGTFEDENFKAKHKKGVIAMANRGPNTNGSQFYITTVATSWLDGRHVVFGELLEGEYTLQAIEATGTDSGKPSAQTIIKSCKVKKL, encoded by the exons atgaagtCTGCATTGGTGAAATTATTACTAGTAATAAGCTGTGCCGTATGTAGGAAACCAAAACCAGTTGAACCTAGCCACCCAGTTACACATCATGTTCATCTTGAGGTTCAGACTGATGAGAAGGCCCCAGAGACGCTAATTGTGGGCCTTTACGGAAATTTGGTCCCAAAGACTGTCAATAATTTCATAGCTTTGTGCGAAGGCACTAAAATCGAAGATAAACACTATTCTTATGTCGATTCCGCTTTTCATAGAGTTATTCCTAACTTTATGGTACAG GGAGGTGACATTGTTAACAGAAATGGAACAGGATCAATAAGTATTTACGGTGGGACCTTTGAAGATGAAAATTTCAAAGCAAAACATAAAAAAGGAGTCATCGCAATGGCAAACAGAG GACCAAATACTAATGGGTCCCAGTTCTATATAACCACTGTTGCTACGAGTTGGTTAGACGGACGCCACGTTGTGTTTGGGGAGTTGCTTGAAGGCGAGTATACTCTGCAAGCAATTGAGGCCACCGGAACAGACTCTGGAAAACCCTCAGCCCAAACAATCATCAAATCATGTAAAGTAAAGAAGTTGTAA